GCCTTTGGTCGGATTCGCAGGGGTAAAACCCTCCAGTCTATTCATGGTCTGGGAGTGGACCTTTTTGCCGGAGCCAAATGGGCGCACAGGCTTCAAGACCGACTTTGCCCGACGGGTGATGAAACAAAAATCAATCGGCCGGGATTTGCCATCGACCACGGAGTTTGTATTCACGACTCACGTCGGATGCGCATTGAGGCCTTATTTGACGCCATCGAGCTGGCCCTTTCCGGTCAGGCCAATCCGGTGATTGTCACCAAGCGCTCCATTCATGTGAAAGGTGAGTGGTCGGCCCATCGACCGGTGAAGTATCAAACTGCCATGGCCTTTTTTGCCCCCATTCTCAACCCTGTGCCTGACCTAAAACCCCTGGCTCCTACCCGATTCAACGAGTGCGGAAACCCAGTCAATGTGGGCGAGGAGACCCTGGGTGGTCTCTTTCCCCATGGCGATGCCACGCGAACCCTCACAGCCAAAGGAGAGCTCAACCGCGATTGTTACTGATTCAGACCCCAACTCCAAACCCCAATAGGGGGTGCGAAGCACCCCCTAACTTTATGAATTTATTAGCTTAAATTTGATTTTTTCAAAAACTTGATAGATCGTTTTCAAAAGTGTTGATATTGGGCGGCGGTGGTAATATACTGCGCCGCATCAGAGGAAAGCCATGCTGAGTATTTATAGCTATTCAGAGGCCAGCCAGTTCCTGCGGGACGCCTGGAAAGAAAAGAAAAAGCGGAACCCTGCTTTTTCCATGTCCGCATGGGCGAAGCAGTTGGGTTTGGAAAATAGCTCTCCTCTGAGTTTGGCTTTTAAAGGCAAGCGCAGTCTTCCCAAAAAGTATCTTCCTCAGGTCGTGCAGACTCTCGGACTCTCTGGAGAGGAAGGTCTTTACCTGGAAGCACTCGTGGATTTATCCAAGGCAAAAACCACCCCGCAGAGGCTATTTTATCTCAATCGACTAAAAAAGCTCGCTCCTGAATCAGAGCTGTCCCGCCAGGTGGTGGATGAGTACAAGTTTTTGAGTGAACCTCTGCATACGGCCATCATTGAAATGACCGATCTCAAGAACTTCCGTCCCGACCCAAAGTGGATCCATCAAAAACTACGTCTCTCAGCCACTCTCGATGAAGTCACGGAAGCCTTGGGCCGCCTGATTGAGCTAAAGCTTCTCAAACAGGATTTTAGCTCGGGAAAGCTCTATAAAACCCATGCCTTTTTGACCACTGAGAATGACGTGGCCGATCTGGGGACAAAAAAATTCCATGAGGCGATTTCCAAATTTGCGGCTGAGCAAGTCTATGAACAGAGTTTGGACGAAAGGGAATTCGGAAGCTACAGCTTTAATTTGAAAAAGGGCCAAATGAGTAAGGCCAAAAAGAAGATTCGCAAATTTTTGGATGAGTTTTTCCAGGAGTTTGAGGCCCCAGCAGGCGAGGGTGATGACACCTATCAGTTTAACGTTCAACTCTTTCGGGTGACAAAATGAACTCGGTTAGAAAATTGACTTTCTTATTGTCCGTGATCTTTTGCCTAGCGGTGGGCCAGGGCTGCACCAAAAAGGAAAATGTCTATGTTCCAGGATCTGGTGGCGGCGGACCCACGGGCCCGCAAAATGAAGTTACCGGCAAAGGCAACGGCGGCAATGAAATGAAAATGACCTTTCCTGAAATCGAGATCAAGTTGGCGGCCGTGAAACCCTATTTGCATCGTCTGTTTTTGGGTTTAAAGGACCTCAATGTTGCCGAACAGCTGTCACCCGGCTTGACGGATCTCAAGGATTTCCCTGAACTACAAAATTTAATTGGCCTAATGACCCGTGAAACAACCGAGTACATGAATGTCTTTGGCGACATTGCCGTTGACAACAACTTCGCCCCTCAAAACACTCCTTGTGTGGACATCAAGGGAGAGGAGAATGCGGCGGCTGCAGGGGCGGGGGATATCGGTGGGGAAATTTGTTTTTCCATGGGCCGACTGCAGGCGGCCAGCATTAAAGGTGCTGATTTTGCCGTTGATGTGATGATATTGTCCTTGGCAGCCCATGAGTTCGGGCACCACTATTTGAACTCGGGAAATCCAGAGATCGACGAAGCTCTGGTACGCATACTTCAAGATTTTGTTACCGATCAGATGAACAAATATCAAGGCTTGCCGACGGCTACAGATGTGGTGACCGCCAGTGAGGTTGTTTACCTGGATCGTTTTGTCCACGAGGCAAGATCCCTGTTGGCCAAGGCCCAGGCCTCCAATGTGATTCAAGTGAAATAGGTGGATACACAAATGGAATTGAAACTTGTGAAATTACTAAAAAGGGGAGTCGCCATCATGGCCCTGGTATCCCTGGTTCTTATGACCGTAGGGTGTACAACGGAAAAGAACTACATCCCCATGGAATCAGATGGAGTGGGTGGTCAGGGTGGTGGTCGTCAACAGTCCATTGCGACGGAAATCAAAGAGAACTTGGATCTCAATCCGGCTCTTAAGAGTACCTCCTCCAGCAAAAAGGCCAAGGCGGAGCGTTTGGCTTTGTCAGCAGAAAAACTGGTGACACCGA
This is a stretch of genomic DNA from Pseudobdellovibrionaceae bacterium. It encodes these proteins:
- a CDS encoding TIGR02147 family protein, producing MLSIYSYSEASQFLRDAWKEKKKRNPAFSMSAWAKQLGLENSSPLSLAFKGKRSLPKKYLPQVVQTLGLSGEEGLYLEALVDLSKAKTTPQRLFYLNRLKKLAPESELSRQVVDEYKFLSEPLHTAIIEMTDLKNFRPDPKWIHQKLRLSATLDEVTEALGRLIELKLLKQDFSSGKLYKTHAFLTTENDVADLGTKKFHEAISKFAAEQVYEQSLDEREFGSYSFNLKKGQMSKAKKKIRKFLDEFFQEFEAPAGEGDDTYQFNVQLFRVTK